A genomic stretch from Kribbella jejuensis includes:
- a CDS encoding VOC family protein — protein sequence MLRGRSTAHYFGTVIDAPDPRALGMFYHQVLGWEIHKNEPNEFTLVVPGNSHTYVAFQPQTSAPWARPVWPAAEGRQQMMMHLDIEVGDLEAAVEHAVELGATLAEFQPQDQVRVLLDPAGHPFCLYADG from the coding sequence ATGCTTCGAGGACGATCGACGGCACACTATTTCGGAACGGTGATCGACGCGCCGGATCCGCGGGCGCTCGGGATGTTCTACCACCAGGTGCTCGGCTGGGAGATCCACAAGAACGAGCCGAACGAGTTCACCCTCGTCGTGCCCGGCAACTCACACACGTATGTGGCTTTCCAGCCGCAGACGTCGGCGCCGTGGGCGCGGCCGGTGTGGCCGGCCGCCGAGGGACGTCAGCAGATGATGATGCACCTGGATATCGAGGTCGGCGATCTCGAGGCTGCGGTCGAGCATGCCGTCGAGCTCGGCGCCACGCTCGCGGAATTCCAGCCGCAGGACCAGGTGCGAGTGCTCTTGGACCCAGCAGGCCATCCCTTCTGTCTCTACGCCGACGGCTGA
- a CDS encoding aminoglycoside phosphotransferase family protein codes for MVGSGFSLRRTPSATDLRRWRDAQHTAPGRVRTRGRPHGGDPAGRRRVARQRQLASVDGRRRAPHPPAVSRTPDRGRPHLRDPSARPPDGAREFQGSDRGVGLLRRQRPELADRAVRAMARAKELVSEHGLLELPRTIVHGDFASWNVHFDDDGKLAGVIDFDLAHVDSRSWEFVIARVDLAPGLVDGYQRATAYPLSGRELGAIGPLQVVLQVLMVMAGLWDGQRSGRFDEAMITRHLVAAGS; via the coding sequence ATGGTCGGGTCAGGTTTTTCCTTGCGCCGGACACCCTCCGCGACGGACCTGCGACGATGGCGGGATGCTCAGCACACCGCCCCTGGACGCGTTCGGACTCGAGGTCGACCGCATGGAGGCGACCCGGCCGGGCGACGACGAGTCGCCCGGCAACGGCAACTGGCATCTGTGGACGGCCGACGGCGAGCACCACATCCTCCGGCGGTATCACGTACTCCGGACCGAGGCCGACCTCATCTTCGAGACCCGAGTGCTCGACCACCTGACGGCGCAAGGGAGTTCCAGGGGTCGGATCGCGGGGTCGGGCTGCTTCGCAGGCAGCGGCCCGAGCTGGCGGATCGGGCGGTGCGGGCGATGGCGCGGGCGAAGGAGCTCGTGAGCGAGCACGGGCTGTTGGAGCTGCCGCGGACGATCGTGCACGGGGATTTCGCGAGCTGGAACGTGCACTTCGACGACGACGGCAAGCTGGCGGGCGTGATCGACTTCGATCTCGCGCATGTGGACAGCCGGTCCTGGGAGTTCGTCATCGCGCGGGTGGATCTGGCACCGGGGCTCGTCGACGGGTACCAGCGCGCCACGGCGTACCCGCTGAGTGGGCGGGAGCTGGGGGCGATCGGGCCGTTGCAGGTTGTGTTGCAGGTGTTGATGGTGATGGCGGGACTGTGGGACGGGCAGCGGAGTGGCCGGTTCGACGAGGCGATGATCACTCGGCACCTGGTCGCGGCCGGGTCTTGA
- the sigJ gene encoding RNA polymerase sigma factor SigJ yields MDDVAEFVQQRPRLFAIAYRMLGEASEAEDVLQDAYLRWSGRATVETPAAWLTTVVTNLCINRLTSARARRERYVGPWLPEPVATGNDPEGAVELKDTVSLGFLVLLEKLTPPERAVFVLREAFGYTHRDSAEVLGVDEAHARQLYHRALARIGDARRRFEARPADGTKLVESFIAATVDGDVQGLEAILTEDAAIWADGGGKAIAAREPIFGRGNAAHYLAGLAAGPRALTARLSVVEVNDAPAVLVHEAGELTAVLVPEIHGTTITTIRAILNPDKLAYLRSQLG; encoded by the coding sequence GTGGACGATGTCGCCGAGTTCGTGCAGCAGCGTCCGCGGCTGTTCGCGATCGCGTACCGGATGCTCGGCGAGGCCTCCGAGGCCGAGGACGTACTGCAGGACGCGTACCTGCGCTGGTCCGGCCGCGCCACGGTCGAGACGCCGGCCGCCTGGCTGACCACGGTCGTCACCAACCTGTGCATCAACCGCCTCACCTCGGCGCGCGCCCGCCGCGAGCGGTACGTCGGCCCGTGGCTGCCGGAGCCGGTTGCCACGGGCAACGATCCGGAGGGCGCCGTGGAACTGAAGGACACGGTGTCGCTCGGGTTCCTGGTACTGCTGGAGAAGCTGACGCCGCCGGAGCGGGCAGTGTTCGTACTGCGGGAGGCGTTCGGCTACACGCACCGGGACAGCGCGGAGGTACTGGGCGTCGACGAGGCGCACGCGCGGCAGTTGTACCACCGCGCACTCGCCCGGATCGGCGACGCGCGCCGCCGGTTCGAGGCACGACCGGCGGACGGTACGAAGCTGGTCGAGAGCTTCATCGCGGCAACGGTCGACGGAGACGTGCAGGGCTTGGAGGCGATCCTGACCGAGGACGCCGCGATCTGGGCCGACGGCGGCGGCAAGGCGATCGCCGCCCGCGAACCGATCTTCGGCCGCGGCAACGCCGCGCACTACCTGGCCGGACTCGCCGCCGGACCGCGCGCACTGACTGCCCGATTGTCGGTGGTCGAGGTCAACGACGCACCCGCCGTACTCGTCCACGAGGCCGGCGAACTCACCGCCGTACTGGTCCCCGAGATCCACGGGACCACCATCACCACCATCCGCGCGATCCTGAACCCGGACAAACTCGCCTACCTCCGCAGCCAGCTGGGTTGA
- a CDS encoding sulfite exporter TauE/SafE family protein yields the protein MNGWETLGVASVAAFVLAMVSAVAGFGGGVLLLPVFTALFGLRVAVPMLTLTQLTSNVSRVWLNRHEIRWRLVGWFALGAVPLAVVGGLLLAHAPLTALKRGLGVFLIAVVIWRHLRPTPRRPSDPAFTAVGAASGLGSALLGSVGPLTAPFFLAYGLTRAAYIGTEAASAVTMHLSKIAAYGAGDLLTRQVLLYGVALTPATLAGTWAGKRIVGRISDRVFVILVEVGLLAAGALFILGL from the coding sequence ATGAACGGATGGGAGACGCTCGGGGTGGCATCGGTCGCCGCGTTCGTGCTGGCCATGGTGTCCGCGGTGGCCGGCTTCGGTGGCGGCGTACTGCTGCTTCCGGTCTTCACCGCACTCTTCGGACTCCGGGTCGCCGTACCGATGCTGACGCTGACCCAACTGACCAGCAACGTCTCGCGCGTGTGGCTCAACCGGCACGAGATTCGCTGGCGTCTCGTCGGGTGGTTCGCGTTGGGCGCCGTACCGCTCGCGGTCGTGGGTGGTCTGCTGCTCGCCCACGCTCCACTGACCGCGCTCAAGCGGGGACTCGGCGTGTTCTTGATCGCGGTCGTGATCTGGCGGCACCTGCGGCCGACCCCTCGTAGACCCAGCGATCCGGCGTTCACCGCGGTCGGCGCGGCCTCCGGACTCGGATCCGCCCTGCTCGGCTCGGTCGGGCCGCTCACGGCGCCCTTCTTCCTGGCGTACGGGCTCACCAGGGCCGCGTACATCGGCACCGAGGCCGCGAGCGCCGTCACCATGCACCTGTCGAAGATCGCCGCGTACGGGGCGGGCGACCTGCTGACCCGGCAGGTCCTGCTGTACGGCGTCGCGCTGACGCCGGCGACGTTGGCAGGAACCTGGGCCGGCAAACGGATCGTGGGCCGGATCAGTGACCGGGTCTTCGTCATCCTGGTCGAAGTCGGCCTGCTCGCGGCGGGAGCGCTCTTCATCCTCGGACTTTAG
- a CDS encoding MauE/DoxX family redox-associated membrane protein: MTSAQPLLLGLILLWTAYTKLKSPTQADRTALPRLVGEPRAVLAYQAVAVVEILIALLLLGSWAIGAVAAVALSIGFVGFLSYSKVVVPEASCGCAGKSHRPVGTRAIARALLLLATSVSATFATTAWWSAGTGLLLLVVEAAVFAMLSTELDRYWLLPIRRLRIRLSHPLAGTASDHIPLVATQRRVLLSPAYRAVDGLLRSDIHDYWDDDGWRFVSYAARYDGRRATAVFAVPHRDLTPESVRVALVDDDGLTVYRPTVLATT, translated from the coding sequence ATGACGTCCGCCCAACCGCTGTTGTTAGGCCTGATCCTGCTCTGGACGGCCTACACCAAGCTGAAGTCCCCCACCCAAGCCGACCGCACAGCCCTACCCCGACTCGTAGGGGAGCCCCGCGCGGTCCTTGCCTATCAAGCTGTTGCGGTCGTGGAAATCCTGATCGCCCTTCTTCTCTTAGGTTCCTGGGCAATCGGAGCGGTGGCCGCCGTCGCACTATCCATCGGCTTTGTCGGCTTCCTCAGCTACTCGAAGGTCGTCGTACCCGAGGCCTCCTGCGGCTGCGCGGGAAAGTCCCACCGACCCGTCGGCACCCGAGCAATCGCCCGTGCTCTGTTGCTCCTGGCAACCTCGGTGTCGGCAACCTTCGCCACAACCGCCTGGTGGTCGGCCGGCACAGGACTCTTGCTGTTGGTTGTCGAGGCAGCCGTCTTCGCCATGCTGTCCACCGAGCTCGATCGGTACTGGTTACTCCCGATCCGGCGGCTGCGGATCCGGCTCAGCCACCCGCTGGCCGGTACCGCCTCCGACCACATCCCGCTCGTCGCAACCCAGCGGCGCGTGCTGCTCAGCCCGGCGTACCGCGCGGTCGACGGGTTGCTGCGTTCCGACATCCATGACTACTGGGACGACGACGGCTGGCGGTTCGTCAGCTACGCCGCCCGGTACGACGGCCGCCGCGCGACCGCGGTGTTCGCCGTACCGCACCGGGACCTCACGCCGGAGTCCGTCCGGGTTGCCTTGGTCGACGACGACGGGCTCACGGTGTACCGCCCGACCGTCCTCGCAACCACCTAG
- a CDS encoding ABC transporter permease has protein sequence MSATFEVKPAATAPAPPAAASARKPPRTSRRTQARRSLRRHWQLYLLVVVPLAYFVIFKYIPIVNAVIAFKDYSPVKGPWGSPWVGFKNFELFFQNPVFWTLVKNTFLLSVYTVLASFPIPIVLAIALNEIRNGRFKKTVQLVTYAPYFISTVVVVSMTILVLSPRLGFVNDAIGLFGVPQIDFLGNPNYFRHIYVWSDVWQTTGYSAVIYLAALAGIDPALHESARIDGASRLQRIRHVDLPGIMPTAVIILVLGVGNIMSIGFEKAFLLQNPLNTAQSEIIATYVYKTGLLNADFSMATAIGLFNSVINLFLLLGVNFAAKRITGNGLWS, from the coding sequence GTGAGCGCAACCTTCGAGGTGAAACCGGCAGCCACGGCACCGGCACCGCCGGCGGCAGCGTCGGCCCGGAAACCACCGCGAACGAGCCGCCGGACCCAGGCCCGGCGCAGTCTGCGGCGGCACTGGCAGCTCTACCTGCTCGTCGTCGTACCGCTCGCGTACTTCGTGATCTTCAAGTACATCCCGATCGTGAACGCGGTGATCGCGTTCAAGGACTACAGCCCGGTCAAGGGCCCGTGGGGCAGCCCGTGGGTCGGTTTCAAGAACTTCGAGCTGTTCTTCCAGAACCCGGTGTTCTGGACCCTGGTGAAGAACACCTTCCTGCTCTCGGTCTATACCGTGCTGGCGAGCTTCCCGATCCCGATCGTGCTGGCGATCGCGCTGAACGAGATCCGCAACGGCCGGTTCAAAAAGACCGTCCAGCTCGTCACGTACGCGCCGTACTTCATCTCCACCGTGGTCGTCGTGTCGATGACGATCCTGGTGCTGTCGCCGCGGCTCGGGTTCGTCAACGACGCGATCGGGTTGTTCGGCGTACCGCAGATCGACTTCCTGGGTAACCCCAACTACTTCCGGCACATCTACGTCTGGTCGGACGTCTGGCAGACCACCGGGTACTCCGCGGTGATCTACCTGGCCGCGCTGGCCGGTATCGACCCGGCGCTGCACGAGTCGGCCCGGATCGACGGTGCCAGCCGGCTGCAGCGGATCCGGCACGTCGATCTGCCCGGCATCATGCCGACCGCGGTGATCATCCTGGTGCTGGGCGTCGGCAACATCATGTCGATCGGGTTCGAGAAGGCGTTCCTGCTGCAGAACCCGCTGAACACCGCACAGTCGGAGATCATCGCGACCTACGTGTACAAGACCGGTCTGCTGAACGCCGACTTCAGCATGGCGACGGCGATCGGGCTGTTCAACTCGGTGATCAACCTCTTCCTGCTGCTCGGCGTGAACTTCGCCGCCAAGCGCATCACCGGAAACGGACTCTGGTCATGA
- a CDS encoding NUDIX domain-containing protein has protein sequence MNRQDDLIADGEPEKEFHAGIAARMPRKTAAGGALIRDPAGRILFLEPTYKPTLDIPGGIVEYDESPYDACRREVQEEIGLDLPIGRLLVVDWVPAQGPWSDALAFIFDGGVLDSPTLTLDPTEARAHHFLTLDEAASRLRPSMTRRLTLAQHSLTTGHPTYADFGRPR, from the coding sequence GTGAACCGACAGGACGATCTGATCGCCGACGGGGAGCCGGAGAAGGAGTTCCATGCCGGTATCGCCGCCCGTATGCCGCGCAAGACTGCCGCCGGCGGCGCGCTGATCCGGGACCCGGCCGGGCGGATCCTCTTCCTCGAACCGACGTACAAGCCGACGCTCGACATCCCGGGCGGCATCGTCGAGTACGACGAGTCGCCGTACGACGCCTGCCGCCGCGAGGTCCAGGAGGAAATCGGCCTCGACCTGCCCATCGGCCGCCTGCTGGTCGTCGACTGGGTTCCCGCCCAGGGCCCGTGGTCGGACGCCCTCGCCTTCATCTTCGACGGCGGCGTCCTCGACAGCCCCACTCTCACCCTCGACCCCACCGAGGCCCGAGCCCACCACTTCCTCACCCTGGACGAAGCCGCCTCCCGCCTCCGCCCCTCCATGACCCGCAGACTGACCCTCGCTCAACACTCCCTGACAACCGGCCACCCCACCTACGCCGATTTCGGTCGCCCCCGCTGA
- a CDS encoding TerC/Alx family metal homeostasis membrane protein, producing MPPLVWVLTIVGLLAIVAFDLVVIARRNHTVTIKDATRWVLFYVGLAGLFAIGLFVFSPGQSGSEFVAGYITEYSLSVDNLFVFVIIMARFAVPSLAQDKVLYIGIVVSMALRAIFILAGAAAISAASWVFYIFGAFLVYTAVRLALEGENDETDFQENAILRGLRRVLPLSQDYDGSKLVTRGGGKRQLTPLVIVISAIGMANVIFALDSIPAIFGLTQDAYIVLTANAFALMGLRQLYFLIGGLLERIVYLNVGLSVILAFIGVKLIIEALHGSHIDDIGAIHLPHIGILTSLGFIVGTLFVTTVVSLLKTARDNRREAVRVKIDD from the coding sequence ATGCCACCCCTGGTCTGGGTGCTCACGATCGTCGGGTTGCTCGCGATCGTCGCGTTCGACCTGGTCGTGATCGCCCGCCGCAACCACACCGTGACGATCAAGGACGCCACCCGCTGGGTGCTGTTCTACGTCGGCCTCGCGGGGCTGTTCGCGATCGGGCTGTTCGTGTTCAGCCCGGGGCAGTCGGGCAGCGAGTTCGTCGCCGGGTACATCACGGAGTACAGCCTCAGCGTCGACAACCTGTTCGTGTTCGTGATCATCATGGCGCGGTTCGCCGTACCCAGCCTGGCGCAGGACAAGGTGCTGTACATCGGCATCGTGGTGTCGATGGCACTGCGGGCGATCTTCATCCTGGCCGGCGCGGCGGCGATCTCGGCGGCGAGCTGGGTGTTCTACATCTTCGGTGCGTTCCTGGTCTATACCGCCGTCCGGCTCGCACTCGAGGGCGAGAACGATGAAACCGACTTCCAGGAGAACGCGATACTGCGCGGCCTGCGCCGGGTGCTGCCGTTGTCGCAAGACTACGACGGCTCCAAGCTGGTCACCCGCGGCGGCGGCAAGCGGCAGCTGACGCCACTGGTGATCGTGATCTCCGCGATCGGGATGGCGAACGTGATCTTCGCGCTCGACTCGATCCCGGCGATCTTCGGTCTCACCCAGGACGCCTACATCGTGCTGACCGCGAACGCGTTCGCGCTGATGGGCCTGCGCCAGCTGTACTTCCTGATCGGCGGCCTGCTGGAACGGATCGTCTACCTGAACGTCGGCCTGTCGGTGATCCTCGCGTTCATCGGCGTGAAGCTGATCATCGAGGCGCTGCACGGCTCGCACATCGACGACATCGGCGCGATCCACCTCCCGCACATCGGCATCCTGACCTCGCTCGGCTTCATCGTCGGCACGCTGTTCGTCACCACTGTGGTCAGCCTGCTCAAGACGGCCCGCGACAACCGCCGCGAGGCCGTCCGGGTCAAGATCGACGACTGA
- a CDS encoding carbohydrate ABC transporter permease: MSVTLQEFRRTSTRGHESQRTTIEETRTDKIFLTGVKIMLWLALIVVAVPLIYIVANSFSSPSAVSAGKVLLWPVEPSVKAYKEAFSDPLIMKGYLNSFIYAISGTLISVTLTIAIAYPLSRRTFFGRNVIMSVLIFTMLFSGGLIPTYLVVQDLGMLNTRWAMVIPSAIGVWQVIIARTFFRSTIPDELYEAATIDGASDLRFLWSIVLPLSKPVIAVIALMYAIFQWNSYFDALIYLKDPGLYPLQIVLRNVLILNTLTGSTTTTNLAQQLEQQQLANVLKYALIVISSLPVLVIYPFVARHFTKGVMVGAVKG; the protein is encoded by the coding sequence ATGAGCGTTACGCTGCAAGAATTCCGCCGTACGTCGACGCGCGGGCACGAGTCGCAGCGCACCACGATCGAGGAGACGCGGACCGACAAGATCTTCCTGACCGGCGTGAAGATCATGCTCTGGCTGGCGCTGATCGTGGTCGCGGTCCCGCTGATCTACATCGTCGCGAACTCGTTCAGCAGCCCGTCCGCGGTGAGCGCGGGCAAGGTGCTGCTCTGGCCGGTCGAGCCGAGCGTCAAGGCGTACAAGGAGGCCTTCAGTGATCCGCTGATCATGAAGGGCTACCTGAACTCGTTCATCTACGCGATCAGCGGCACGCTGATCAGCGTCACGCTGACGATCGCGATCGCGTACCCGCTGTCGCGCCGGACGTTCTTCGGCCGGAACGTGATCATGAGCGTGCTGATCTTCACGATGCTGTTCTCCGGCGGGCTGATCCCGACGTACCTGGTGGTCCAGGACCTCGGGATGCTGAACACCCGCTGGGCGATGGTGATCCCGAGCGCGATCGGCGTCTGGCAGGTGATCATCGCGCGGACGTTCTTCCGCTCGACGATCCCGGACGAGCTGTACGAGGCGGCGACCATCGACGGCGCCAGTGACCTGCGGTTCCTGTGGTCGATCGTGCTGCCGCTGTCGAAGCCGGTGATCGCGGTGATCGCGCTGATGTACGCGATCTTCCAGTGGAACAGCTACTTCGACGCACTGATCTACCTCAAGGACCCCGGCCTGTACCCGCTGCAGATCGTGCTGCGGAACGTGCTGATCCTGAACACCCTCACCGGGTCCACCACCACGACGAATCTGGCCCAGCAGCTCGAACAGCAACAGCTGGCCAACGTCCTCAAGTACGCGCTCATCGTCATCTCGAGCCTGCCCGTACTGGTCATCTACCCGTTCGTCGCCCGCCACTTCACCAAGGGCGTGATGGTCGGCGCTGTCAAAGGCTGA
- a CDS encoding cell wall protein, with product MTTTMDRRSLLSRAALGATGLVAATAMGSLAPETAFAAATQYPDPGQPDPNFAEGVVTGRNQDLLQVQGSDGRLHRIQLTTGTSVWKLHPTTIDQAKIGDGLYARGVLLPNGILAAESVWVNIVNLTVAITSISRTGVHFDHHGQKVVGHVQAGRTAAVYNGTPAVTDLSMLKVGRHAQVIGAWRPGTNEIDVATIYTSN from the coding sequence ATGACCACAACGATGGACCGCCGCTCACTGCTGTCCCGCGCCGCGCTCGGTGCGACCGGGCTCGTCGCCGCCACAGCGATGGGTTCGCTCGCGCCGGAGACCGCGTTCGCAGCCGCCACGCAGTACCCCGACCCCGGTCAGCCGGACCCGAACTTCGCCGAAGGCGTGGTCACCGGTCGCAACCAGGATCTCCTGCAGGTACAGGGATCCGACGGCCGGCTGCACCGGATCCAACTCACCACCGGTACCAGCGTCTGGAAGCTGCACCCGACCACGATCGACCAGGCGAAGATCGGCGACGGCCTGTACGCACGCGGCGTGCTGCTGCCGAACGGGATCCTCGCCGCCGAGTCGGTCTGGGTGAACATCGTCAACCTGACCGTCGCGATCACGTCGATCAGCCGCACCGGGGTGCACTTCGACCACCACGGACAGAAGGTCGTCGGGCACGTCCAGGCCGGCAGGACGGCCGCCGTGTACAACGGCACGCCCGCGGTCACGGACCTCTCGATGCTCAAGGTCGGCCGGCACGCCCAGGTGATCGGCGCCTGGCGCCCCGGTACCAACGAGATCGACGTCGCCACCATCTACACGTCGAACTGA
- a CDS encoding extracellular solute-binding protein: MSKVVALAAAGALALAACSSDKSSKGAANETSADGKVIIDTFTPSDQSTDLATNAVTKIISDKFKIQFRWQTTTYDAGPAKEKRQIALASGDYPDLFFLIPWVDAFTQAEVLKLGQQGVAVPLEDLIKQNAPNIQKVLDSNKEYKEMATAPDGHIYALPQWADCFHCTYPDKLWINSSWLKKLGLQVPKTTDDLRNVLEAFKTKDPNGNGKADEIPMTTDVQDSSLIAYLMNAFAYDPVGANNGVRSLLTLNGDKVVTPVTSDAWKEGLKYIHGLYKDGLIDQAAFTQNAQALQAEGNNPKAVVLGSVPVLWPGIFVQLDSKDGRDKQYDAVPPLTGPEGKSYTGYNHPTSTGYTFMLTNKASKEAQVAAIKMLDWIYTDEGQMITNMGPEGVGWTKPGPGDIALDASTKPLYKPKQNAPKNISWGALGQYNNTLAFRNAQVTPKDIYSGAGLERRLWEATKQYENHVDKSQWFPQAFMWPDPSLSGEIATLQTNLNNYVNQNQLAFITGSKNIDTDWDAYVKGLDSTGMPRYLQINQQAYDKYKSGSK, translated from the coding sequence ATGAGCAAGGTCGTGGCGCTGGCAGCTGCCGGCGCACTGGCCCTGGCCGCTTGCAGCTCGGACAAGTCGTCCAAGGGTGCGGCGAACGAGACGTCGGCCGACGGGAAGGTGATCATCGATACCTTCACGCCGTCGGACCAGAGCACCGATCTGGCCACCAACGCGGTCACCAAGATCATCAGCGACAAGTTCAAGATCCAGTTCCGCTGGCAGACCACGACGTACGACGCCGGCCCCGCCAAGGAGAAGCGCCAGATCGCGCTGGCCAGCGGCGACTACCCGGACCTGTTCTTCCTGATCCCGTGGGTCGACGCGTTCACCCAGGCCGAGGTGCTGAAGCTCGGCCAGCAGGGCGTCGCCGTACCGCTCGAGGACCTGATCAAGCAGAACGCGCCGAACATCCAGAAGGTGCTGGACTCCAACAAGGAGTACAAGGAGATGGCGACCGCGCCCGACGGTCACATCTACGCGCTGCCGCAATGGGCCGACTGCTTCCACTGCACGTACCCGGACAAGCTGTGGATCAACAGCAGCTGGCTGAAGAAGCTCGGCCTGCAGGTACCGAAGACCACCGACGACCTGCGCAACGTGCTCGAGGCGTTCAAGACCAAGGACCCGAACGGCAACGGCAAGGCCGACGAGATCCCGATGACCACCGACGTCCAGGACAGCAGCCTGATCGCGTACCTGATGAACGCGTTCGCTTACGACCCGGTCGGCGCGAACAACGGCGTCCGGTCGCTGCTCACGCTGAACGGCGACAAGGTCGTCACGCCGGTCACCTCGGACGCGTGGAAGGAAGGGCTCAAGTACATCCACGGTCTCTACAAGGACGGGCTGATCGACCAGGCAGCGTTCACCCAGAACGCGCAGGCATTGCAGGCCGAGGGCAACAACCCGAAGGCCGTCGTGCTCGGTTCGGTGCCGGTGCTCTGGCCGGGCATCTTCGTCCAGCTGGACTCCAAGGACGGGCGGGACAAGCAGTACGACGCCGTACCGCCGCTGACCGGTCCGGAGGGTAAGAGCTACACCGGCTACAACCACCCGACCTCGACCGGGTACACGTTCATGCTGACCAACAAGGCCAGCAAGGAGGCCCAGGTCGCGGCGATCAAGATGCTCGACTGGATCTATACCGACGAGGGCCAGATGATCACCAACATGGGCCCAGAGGGTGTCGGCTGGACCAAGCCCGGCCCCGGTGACATCGCTCTCGACGCGAGCACCAAGCCGCTGTACAAGCCGAAGCAGAACGCGCCGAAGAACATCAGCTGGGGTGCGCTCGGTCAGTACAACAACACCCTCGCCTTCCGGAACGCGCAGGTCACGCCGAAGGACATCTACTCCGGCGCCGGCCTCGAGCGGCGGCTGTGGGAGGCGACCAAGCAGTACGAGAACCATGTCGACAAGTCGCAGTGGTTCCCGCAGGCGTTCATGTGGCCGGACCCGAGCCTGAGCGGTGAGATCGCCACGCTGCAGACCAACCTGAACAACTACGTGAACCAGAACCAGCTGGCCTTCATCACCGGCTCGAAGAACATCGACACGGACTGGGACGCGTACGTGAAGGGGCTCGACAGCACCGGAATGCCGCGGTACCTGCAGATCAACCAGCAGGCGTACGACAAGTACAAGAGCGGTTCGAAGTAG